Proteins encoded together in one Nitrospira sp. window:
- a CDS encoding PilZ domain-containing protein, with translation MADPIVNWRIHRRLSVAYPVIFGGAPFVGEGTVSDLSLTGCSVNCDRAVLRGSYIKLSVLLPDPTSSLFIELGKVRWVKEHSFGVEFIRIPTLTRHRLDRVMAQESALNVELPAVPA, from the coding sequence ATGGCTGACCCAATTGTGAACTGGCGAATCCATCGTCGGCTTTCCGTCGCCTATCCTGTCATCTTTGGAGGAGCACCGTTTGTTGGAGAAGGAACGGTCTCAGATCTTTCCCTGACAGGTTGTTCCGTGAACTGCGACCGGGCAGTCTTGAGGGGCAGCTATATAAAACTAAGCGTCCTGTTACCGGATCCCACCTCTTCCCTGTTCATCGAACTCGGGAAGGTCCGCTGGGTCAAGGAACATAGCTTTGGTGTCGAATTTATCCGCATCCCGACACTGACGCGTCATCGATTGGATCGAGTCATGGCACAAGAGTCGGCCCTAAACGTAGAGCTTCCTGCAGTACCCGCCTAA
- a CDS encoding tetratricopeptide repeat protein, which produces MRWNKKPSTKSEKTETIRTPKRGVVGYSRKSALLEEAITQMNAGKYGRSSAALKELLALDPVNMEARRLFATLHLRLGSLIPAREAFDALIAEAFQRQDYWLAESLLREYLAAGPRCVPYLEKLGTIYQEKGNALEAVEEYGKAVDILIEDPDPERPDHAGRLYAKIRELAPASPVAFRLASSFDAQTGELVPRHPSALETTTLHPEDSEEEGGREQLGHPAVGGAMPWDMQVPSEGLGATAETSQPAERAQPPVQLENSADALQAVQSSDQDLVLSEKAAAAQTEHSGIDAQTDRLAERSTRETGEVSSVEETSPLVEQRLVEDIPPSPGPIDSVAKIPVVPLEVELDVVAVDSGSPQTPKQESVEAPETASLLVEGHPASGAMKFDSDQPADASVSFSAEFAELRLAHPPQSDEEPPSLSLKSDPSPSESIVVPHKEEVSLQTDTVETLHAEEPSNPTDSPIAPAQVSADEIAQPWKQPGFSWKSIFDTAWKLGEQSPAKDASTSPVSSRENETVTETLPVPSSQSRLVEDLARETLKSEGETRKRDEAASRSPVTSIPSDYVQESVRSIPSAQTNSSIAESIEPSEDSPQDRDRTSHTVDGQLPTSPLANDSDIEPDSFVLAQEAPIMPSEERHDAVEVTSAPSMTAENTDQVAESKPEFSFVKSSPAEEAFSLTSPAPESQPSTQEPIIGSLVDHVEDRGEPTEVLIEREQVRTDAATEEVGQSSKAEFQSHHLQPVDEVIVEKAETVPSFETVAVEQSTTASIVNDRGLLSERLETSQALRGEDQPTEEVNVHTSSPITESVAPPKERTESSVSTRASWDYSAPCATPAELAIPEQQDVSQPLPAAHAADAAFSETSRLRRVSETSIRVDEARQRQASRAVLSGLGTAITGFLSTCFSTTQAIVRTIFGLVVLVGLCVVLGMGALAVTWMIMEEPPSPTFQSFTTTPQQTLSGAQKNAYTVLFGIDAPVGQDPLRAGIERQPVVGNSATALDCAGNPGAESGDRSSASANTMRGWVRGSDPIGQFKSNQDAIQGWGRQQQVALERYRQWQTLPFEDWGYGQPVSPPCGAMVFAHQLHVADGFGQGADVAVDRLETDMDAWRVVLGQARTLPVKMLALQAINDDIAVASGLLVRSDLDTKYLGRITKLVRPLDQGELSLRWPMQSELVSAVKTYESQLKAARAEGQSMSAMVVSALPLPKQRRLNDYAKYYETSYQATGEKQYGSLPKRKDHVRFPAAGVTDYLTNPIENLVGVEPLPAWDVYNGMIVDTDAHLRLASLQAWLRRGSSDGDLLSKIAKAGQDFYDPYTGLPMLVNQKKGLLYSVGHDGKDQDADSQADVVVEIPFASTSASQTKSSVSSSKSR; this is translated from the coding sequence GTGCGCTGGAATAAGAAACCCTCAACAAAATCAGAGAAAACGGAGACAATCCGTACGCCGAAGCGCGGGGTGGTCGGCTACAGCAGGAAGAGTGCTCTGCTGGAGGAGGCCATTACCCAAATGAACGCCGGGAAATATGGGCGTTCATCCGCGGCGCTCAAGGAACTCCTGGCTCTCGATCCCGTGAATATGGAGGCGCGACGGCTCTTCGCGACCCTCCACCTTCGACTGGGAAGCCTCATTCCGGCACGAGAGGCCTTCGACGCGCTTATTGCAGAAGCGTTCCAGCGTCAGGACTATTGGCTCGCGGAATCATTGCTCCGTGAATACCTCGCCGCCGGCCCGCGCTGTGTACCCTACCTCGAAAAACTGGGGACGATCTATCAAGAAAAGGGGAATGCCCTTGAGGCTGTTGAGGAGTATGGGAAGGCCGTCGATATTTTGATCGAAGATCCGGATCCCGAGCGTCCGGATCACGCCGGTCGACTCTATGCCAAAATACGTGAGTTAGCTCCGGCTAGCCCGGTTGCCTTCCGGTTGGCTTCCTCCTTTGATGCGCAAACCGGCGAATTAGTGCCGCGTCATCCGAGTGCTCTCGAGACCACCACGCTACATCCGGAGGACTCTGAGGAGGAGGGAGGAAGGGAGCAGCTCGGTCATCCGGCAGTCGGTGGAGCGATGCCATGGGACATGCAAGTCCCGTCGGAAGGGTTGGGGGCGACGGCTGAGACGTCTCAGCCAGCTGAACGTGCACAGCCACCGGTGCAGTTGGAAAATAGTGCGGATGCCCTGCAAGCAGTACAGTCTTCTGATCAGGATCTGGTTCTGTCGGAGAAAGCTGCAGCTGCTCAGACAGAACACAGTGGCATCGATGCTCAAACTGATAGACTGGCAGAACGCTCGACTCGTGAGACCGGAGAGGTCTCATCTGTCGAGGAGACTTCACCGCTTGTTGAGCAGAGATTGGTGGAGGATATCCCTCCTTCTCCAGGACCCATAGATTCTGTAGCAAAGATTCCCGTGGTGCCGTTGGAAGTTGAGTTAGATGTGGTCGCCGTTGATTCTGGCTCGCCCCAAACACCGAAACAGGAATCGGTTGAAGCTCCAGAGACAGCATCTCTATTAGTAGAGGGGCATCCCGCATCCGGGGCGATGAAGTTCGACTCGGATCAGCCAGCAGACGCGTCGGTCAGTTTTTCGGCTGAGTTTGCAGAACTTCGTCTAGCTCATCCGCCTCAGTCTGACGAGGAGCCACCTTCCCTCTCTCTGAAGTCCGATCCATCGCCTTCAGAGTCGATCGTGGTGCCACACAAAGAAGAAGTCTCTCTTCAGACTGACACGGTCGAGACGCTGCACGCAGAAGAGCCATCCAACCCGACTGATTCGCCAATAGCTCCGGCACAAGTCTCAGCCGACGAGATCGCGCAGCCCTGGAAACAGCCGGGGTTCTCCTGGAAATCCATCTTTGATACCGCCTGGAAACTCGGTGAGCAATCTCCTGCAAAGGATGCGTCAACGTCCCCGGTGTCGAGCCGCGAAAATGAGACGGTGACAGAGACGCTTCCTGTCCCATCTTCTCAATCCCGCTTGGTCGAGGACCTCGCCAGAGAAACACTGAAATCAGAGGGAGAGACCAGGAAAAGAGATGAAGCGGCGTCGAGATCGCCGGTTACCTCAATACCATCGGACTACGTGCAGGAATCGGTGCGCTCGATCCCTTCCGCCCAGACGAATTCGTCGATCGCGGAATCGATTGAACCGTCTGAGGATTCGCCGCAGGATCGAGATCGCACCTCACACACTGTTGACGGCCAACTGCCGACTTCGCCATTGGCCAATGATTCTGATATAGAACCGGACTCGTTTGTGCTCGCACAAGAGGCTCCAATCATGCCTTCGGAGGAACGGCATGATGCCGTCGAGGTGACGAGCGCCCCGTCCATGACGGCAGAAAACACTGATCAGGTAGCGGAGTCAAAACCTGAATTTTCCTTCGTAAAATCATCGCCGGCCGAGGAAGCGTTCTCTCTTACGTCACCGGCCCCTGAGTCTCAGCCGAGTACGCAGGAACCAATTATCGGCTCTCTTGTGGATCACGTAGAAGATCGCGGTGAGCCTACCGAGGTCCTCATCGAGCGAGAGCAGGTTCGCACGGATGCAGCCACGGAGGAGGTTGGGCAGAGTTCTAAGGCTGAATTCCAGTCGCATCACTTGCAACCTGTCGACGAAGTCATAGTCGAGAAGGCCGAGACCGTTCCATCTTTCGAAACTGTTGCTGTTGAACAAAGCACGACAGCGTCAATCGTAAACGATCGTGGGCTCTTGTCTGAACGTCTGGAAACCTCCCAGGCGTTACGTGGCGAAGATCAGCCAACAGAAGAGGTGAACGTTCATACAAGCTCGCCGATTACCGAATCTGTGGCTCCTCCCAAAGAGCGGACGGAGTCCAGTGTATCGACGCGAGCGAGTTGGGACTACTCTGCTCCTTGCGCCACACCAGCCGAACTGGCGATCCCTGAACAGCAGGACGTCAGCCAGCCGCTGCCGGCGGCTCACGCTGCTGATGCAGCATTCAGTGAAACGTCACGGCTCAGGAGGGTATCTGAGACGAGCATCCGTGTCGACGAGGCGAGGCAGAGACAAGCCTCGCGCGCGGTTCTGAGTGGATTAGGAACCGCGATCACAGGCTTTCTAAGTACGTGTTTTTCAACCACCCAAGCCATCGTGAGGACCATTTTCGGACTGGTGGTGCTTGTGGGATTATGTGTTGTGCTCGGTATGGGGGCGCTTGCAGTGACATGGATGATCATGGAAGAACCACCATCACCGACGTTTCAGAGTTTTACAACGACGCCGCAACAGACGCTCTCCGGGGCTCAAAAGAATGCCTACACCGTGTTGTTCGGGATCGATGCACCGGTCGGGCAAGACCCTCTCCGCGCCGGGATTGAGAGACAACCTGTCGTTGGAAACAGCGCAACCGCGTTGGATTGCGCTGGAAATCCAGGGGCTGAATCTGGTGATCGTTCGAGTGCATCCGCGAATACCATGCGTGGGTGGGTCCGAGGATCGGATCCGATCGGCCAATTCAAATCGAATCAGGACGCGATCCAGGGGTGGGGTCGTCAACAGCAGGTGGCACTCGAACGATATCGTCAGTGGCAAACGCTTCCGTTCGAAGATTGGGGCTATGGTCAGCCGGTCAGTCCACCTTGTGGAGCGATGGTCTTCGCCCACCAATTGCATGTCGCGGATGGATTTGGGCAAGGTGCGGATGTCGCCGTCGATCGACTGGAGACCGACATGGACGCGTGGCGCGTTGTCCTGGGCCAAGCGCGGACGCTTCCTGTGAAAATGCTAGCGCTGCAAGCGATCAACGACGACATCGCCGTCGCATCAGGTTTGCTGGTCCGCTCTGACCTCGATACTAAGTATTTAGGGCGCATCACGAAGTTGGTGCGCCCTCTTGATCAAGGTGAGCTGTCGTTGCGGTGGCCCATGCAAAGCGAACTGGTCTCGGCGGTGAAGACCTACGAGAGCCAGTTAAAAGCGGCGAGAGCTGAAGGTCAATCAATGTCTGCCATGGTGGTGTCGGCCCTGCCCTTGCCCAAACAGCGTCGGCTCAACGACTATGCCAAATACTACGAAACATCGTACCAAGCGACCGGCGAAAAGCAGTATGGCTCCCTTCCGAAGCGGAAAGACCATGTGCGTTTCCCCGCAGCCGGCGTGACGGATTACCTCACGAACCCGATTGAAAACCTTGTCGGAGTCGAACCGCTGCCGGCCTGGGATGTATATAACGGAATGATCGTCGATACGGACGCCCATCTCAGGCTTGCAAGTCTACAGGCCTGGCTGCGACGCGGGTCTTCAGACGGCGATCTTCTTAGCAAGATTGCCAAGGCAGGACAAGATTTTTACGATCCGTACACCGGGCTCCCGATGTTGGTGAACCAGAAGAAGGGTCTGCTCTACAGTGTCGGTCACGATGGGAAAGATCAGGACGCCGATTCGCAAGCAGACGTGGTTGTCGAGATCCCCTTCGCGTCCACCTCCGCCAGCCAGACGAAATCTTCCGTCTCTTCGTCAAAGTCGAGATAG
- a CDS encoding amidohydrolase family protein, protein MKKGLTCPTRIPTRIVSNEEFRPIPQTRRQQRVERVAEDLMERAVTRSGMTRRAFLSATGGMAAALLAMNAAFGKFFNIGDIELFETAAFAEQQGAPYFIFDVQTHYVGSGYDPADAEAVRKGAVSKQALLSLRRSIRESGLNPRLAGDRGTIDDLSWKNFVKEVFFDSETAIGLISTPPGPYPQEAVVPPKEMAHIRDEINRLAGSQRMLAHGLVTPQLGAADLDFMAMQAEMLKVDAWKCYTGSCPKGFDRGWRMDDERIAYPMLEQARKLRVKRICVHKGLPLGPVPDYNHPRDLMKAAKDFPDLDFLVYHSGFRGVASVDQVFAKTGEIPWTTEFCRMKEHEPGISNIYVELGSTFAQLVTTYPLICAHLLGRLIRAFGVDHVLWGTDSIWYGTPQWQIEAFRRFQIPEALIQEHHYQPLTRQVKERIFGLNAAKVFGIDVEAKRHEVPRDALGRLRMSYLEEGPEPSRRVYGWIAG, encoded by the coding sequence ATGAAGAAGGGCCTGACTTGCCCAACGCGGATTCCAACGAGGATCGTCTCGAATGAGGAGTTCCGCCCCATTCCCCAGACGAGACGGCAGCAGCGTGTTGAGCGAGTGGCCGAAGACCTCATGGAACGAGCAGTGACGCGCAGCGGAATGACCAGGCGAGCATTCTTGAGCGCAACGGGTGGGATGGCTGCGGCGCTGTTGGCCATGAATGCCGCGTTCGGTAAGTTTTTCAATATTGGAGACATCGAGCTCTTCGAAACCGCCGCGTTCGCCGAGCAACAGGGCGCCCCGTACTTTATCTTCGATGTGCAAACCCACTACGTCGGATCCGGTTATGATCCCGCCGATGCCGAAGCCGTTCGCAAAGGCGCGGTGTCCAAGCAAGCGCTGTTGTCGCTGCGGCGGTCCATTCGTGAGTCCGGACTCAATCCACGATTGGCCGGTGATCGGGGCACCATCGATGACTTGTCCTGGAAAAATTTCGTCAAGGAAGTTTTCTTTGACAGTGAAACCGCGATCGGCCTAATCAGTACGCCGCCAGGTCCTTATCCACAAGAGGCCGTGGTCCCGCCAAAAGAAATGGCCCATATCCGAGATGAGATCAACCGGTTAGCCGGCTCACAGCGGATGTTGGCCCATGGTTTGGTGACTCCTCAGCTAGGTGCGGCAGATTTGGACTTCATGGCCATGCAGGCCGAGATGCTCAAGGTTGATGCCTGGAAGTGTTATACCGGGTCCTGTCCGAAGGGATTCGACCGAGGCTGGCGGATGGATGACGAACGGATCGCCTATCCCATGTTGGAGCAAGCGAGAAAACTGCGGGTCAAGCGGATCTGTGTTCACAAGGGGCTCCCGCTGGGGCCTGTCCCCGACTACAACCATCCGAGAGACCTGATGAAGGCGGCCAAGGACTTTCCAGACCTCGACTTTTTGGTCTATCACTCGGGGTTCCGAGGCGTGGCGTCAGTCGATCAAGTTTTTGCAAAGACCGGCGAAATCCCGTGGACTACCGAATTCTGCCGGATGAAGGAGCATGAGCCGGGGATCTCCAACATCTATGTGGAGCTGGGGTCGACGTTTGCGCAATTGGTGACTACCTATCCGCTGATCTGCGCGCATCTGCTGGGGCGGCTCATTCGTGCGTTCGGTGTCGATCATGTCTTGTGGGGGACGGATTCGATCTGGTATGGAACACCGCAATGGCAAATCGAAGCCTTCCGGCGATTTCAGATTCCAGAGGCATTGATCCAAGAACACCACTATCAACCGTTGACGAGACAGGTCAAGGAACGCATCTTTGGTCTCAATGCGGCGAAGGTGTTTGGGATAGACGTGGAGGCCAAACGCCATGAGGTGCCACGTGATGCCCTGGGGCGGCTCCGCATGAGCTATCTGGAGGAGGGGCCGGAGCCGAGCCGTCGGGTTTATGGGTGGATAGCGGGGTGA
- a CDS encoding TIGR00266 family protein encodes MKSEILYPGAFPMVRIELAEGEKIKAESGAMVACSPTIDIESKMEGGFLGALSRKFLTGEKFFFQTLRASRGAGEVLLASTVPGETVILELDGVNEYMVQKDGFLAGADGVVIDSQMQSMTRGLLGGEGFFLLKMSGKGMLVLNSFGAIHKIELKPGQEYIVDNSHLVAWSSTTSYNIEKATSGWVASFTSGEGFVCRFRGPGVVYIQSRNPGGFGAWVRQFIPVAE; translated from the coding sequence ATGAAGAGTGAAATCCTATATCCCGGTGCATTTCCGATGGTGCGTATTGAATTGGCGGAAGGAGAAAAGATCAAGGCGGAGTCTGGTGCGATGGTCGCCTGTTCTCCGACCATTGATATCGAAAGCAAAATGGAAGGCGGGTTTCTCGGCGCCTTGTCACGGAAATTTCTGACGGGGGAGAAGTTTTTCTTTCAGACTCTTCGTGCAAGTCGGGGGGCCGGTGAGGTGTTGCTGGCGTCGACGGTGCCCGGAGAGACGGTGATTCTTGAACTCGATGGCGTGAACGAATACATGGTGCAGAAAGACGGATTTCTTGCCGGTGCAGACGGAGTCGTCATCGATAGTCAAATGCAGAGTATGACTCGCGGATTGTTGGGCGGGGAAGGGTTCTTTCTTCTCAAGATGAGCGGGAAAGGCATGCTCGTGCTGAACAGCTTCGGTGCCATTCACAAGATCGAATTGAAACCTGGTCAGGAATATATTGTCGACAATAGTCATCTGGTGGCTTGGTCCTCCACCACATCGTACAACATCGAAAAAGCCACCTCCGGATGGGTGGCCAGCTTTACGTCGGGCGAAGGCTTTGTGTGCCGATTCCGCGGGCCAGGTGTCGTCTACATTCAGAGCCGGAATCCCGGCGGATTCGGGGCATGGGTGCGACAGTTCATCCCCGTAGCGGAGTAA
- a CDS encoding M48 family metallopeptidase has product MTMSPNALCFGDEFPATGVPCLVQIEAHGLTVTHAPEQDGAGNRSESVCFSDVSVSAGGLDHDQLVLHWGGAAGQRTLYLKNPDVIRAFRRMAPDHMSRPLEQAAEQVRQVRQRHRVVWGLVSGTVLVLVLGLWFGSDLLVELAVNRIPVEWEQKLGESAYREFLAGQDVTKDGPAVAAVKEMTQRLASQVPNNPYRFEVTVVKSDVVNAFALPGGYVVVFTGLMKKAESPEEVAGVLAHELNHVLQRHGLERIIKQLGFVAVVSIVLGNPPGLGGVMKQLGVELMTLKFGRAQETEADTTGLDLLYRAKINPEGMITFFERLAEKDEGRVEWLSTHPMSSARADHLKARLAAMPKQKTEPFSFEWPKVREGLGVSLGSAP; this is encoded by the coding sequence ATGACTATGTCTCCTAATGCGCTCTGCTTCGGCGACGAATTTCCTGCGACAGGCGTGCCGTGTCTTGTCCAGATTGAAGCTCATGGACTCACGGTAACCCATGCTCCTGAACAGGATGGAGCTGGCAACCGTTCAGAGTCTGTGTGCTTTTCAGATGTATCCGTTTCAGCGGGCGGATTGGACCATGATCAGCTGGTGCTGCATTGGGGAGGAGCAGCGGGCCAGAGAACGCTGTATTTGAAGAATCCTGATGTGATTCGGGCCTTTCGACGCATGGCGCCGGATCACATGAGTCGTCCACTTGAACAGGCGGCAGAACAGGTCCGTCAAGTTCGGCAACGTCATCGGGTCGTGTGGGGGCTCGTCAGCGGAACGGTCCTTGTGCTGGTACTGGGATTGTGGTTCGGCAGTGATCTGTTGGTCGAACTTGCCGTTAATCGCATTCCGGTCGAGTGGGAACAGAAGTTGGGTGAATCAGCCTACCGTGAGTTTCTTGCGGGGCAGGATGTGACGAAAGACGGGCCCGCAGTGGCTGCGGTCAAGGAGATGACACAGCGCCTAGCCAGTCAGGTGCCCAACAACCCCTATCGCTTCGAGGTCACTGTCGTGAAGAGCGACGTGGTGAATGCCTTTGCGCTGCCCGGTGGGTATGTCGTCGTATTCACGGGGTTGATGAAAAAGGCGGAGAGTCCGGAAGAAGTGGCGGGGGTTTTGGCTCATGAGTTGAACCATGTGCTCCAGCGGCATGGACTTGAACGGATCATCAAACAGCTGGGATTTGTGGCCGTCGTGTCGATCGTCCTGGGCAATCCACCGGGGCTGGGCGGGGTTATGAAACAGCTCGGGGTGGAATTGATGACGCTGAAGTTCGGCCGAGCTCAGGAGACCGAAGCGGATACCACCGGCCTTGATTTGCTGTATCGTGCAAAAATTAACCCCGAAGGGATGATCACGTTCTTCGAGCGACTGGCTGAGAAAGACGAAGGACGGGTCGAGTGGCTCTCCACCCATCCGATGAGCAGCGCCAGGGCCGATCATCTCAAAGCACGACTCGCGGCAATGCCGAAGCAGAAGACTGAGCCGTTCTCCTTTGAGTGGCCGAAGGTCCGAGAAGGATTGGGCGTGTCCTTGGGCTCTGCTCCGTGA
- a CDS encoding metallophosphoesterase family protein has translation MSRSRLFRIGVIADTHGLFDPAIQQHFQHVDHIVHAGDIGKPTVIDHLKDIAPVTAVSGNVDEYEKSGFPTEALLNLNGFRIAIRHVVFEAGKLSKEGRAFLDRMRPDICIFGHTHQPKNEWLGDTLLFNSGSAGPKRFKLPRMLGVITIGAQLSARHIRLKDRIA, from the coding sequence GTGAGCCGATCACGGCTCTTCCGTATCGGAGTCATCGCCGACACGCATGGCCTGTTCGACCCGGCAATCCAGCAGCATTTCCAACATGTCGATCATATCGTGCATGCCGGTGATATCGGCAAGCCCACCGTCATCGATCACCTGAAGGACATCGCTCCAGTGACGGCGGTTTCCGGCAACGTAGACGAGTACGAGAAGAGCGGTTTTCCGACCGAGGCGTTGCTGAACTTGAATGGGTTCCGTATTGCGATTCGGCATGTCGTGTTTGAAGCAGGGAAGCTGAGCAAAGAAGGGAGAGCGTTTCTCGATCGTATGCGACCAGACATTTGTATCTTTGGTCATACTCACCAACCAAAGAACGAATGGCTCGGCGACACGCTGCTCTTCAACTCCGGCTCAGCTGGGCCGAAGCGATTTAAGCTGCCGAGGATGCTAGGAGTGATCACGATCGGGGCGCAGCTGTCGGCGAGACACATTCGCTTGAAAGATCGGATTGCATGA
- a CDS encoding DUF3332 family protein, whose translation MGRLGQRTIAAMVLLSVMIMSTACYGPFNLTKNVYRWNSNVKGNGQVNDKWMKEIVFFGMLIVPAYMFSALLDTFIFNSMHFWTGESPIKESDLGSDDTRVATLGETTIRWTASSDGAVVTYERHGIVERRATIVASATGYRLIDEHGNLLSEAEYAADGSVRLLNGECQVVKELSQEQLRTIAGDRVALFAEVGR comes from the coding sequence ATGGGCAGATTGGGTCAACGAACTATTGCTGCGATGGTGTTGCTGAGTGTGATGATCATGAGTACTGCATGCTATGGTCCGTTCAATCTCACGAAGAATGTCTATCGCTGGAACAGTAATGTCAAAGGCAACGGTCAAGTCAACGACAAATGGATGAAGGAAATCGTATTCTTCGGCATGTTGATTGTCCCGGCCTATATGTTCTCCGCGTTACTGGATACCTTCATCTTCAATTCGATGCATTTTTGGACGGGTGAAAGCCCCATCAAGGAGTCCGATCTGGGTAGCGATGATACGAGGGTGGCCACGTTAGGAGAGACCACCATTCGATGGACTGCTTCAAGCGATGGTGCAGTTGTGACCTACGAGCGTCATGGCATCGTCGAACGCCGTGCCACGATCGTCGCCAGTGCGACGGGCTATCGCCTGATTGACGAACATGGGAATCTTCTCTCGGAAGCGGAGTATGCGGCCGATGGGAGTGTGCGTCTGCTGAACGGTGAATGCCAGGTTGTGAAGGAATTGAGTCAGGAGCAGCTGAGAACAATCGCCGGGGATCGGGTTGCACTGTTTGCTGAAGTAGGAAGGTAA
- a CDS encoding outer membrane beta-barrel protein — MSGYTLGTLPGNQDLFNQGTSVSASAQQGFGAGFKIGVFPAVLKRIVGLEMDSNIHDTALSFPNIANGRKNETGRSDMLMINTTFNLILRYPGERLRPYIGAGIGWSHGTLLNPNIAGRDDKDFDSARAFTHQFLGGAQVVLKPQLTLFNKQRDMAFFLFGEYRYLSSNYHWEGLAADFRTHYGLLGVGLRF, encoded by the coding sequence TTGAGTGGATACACACTGGGCACGTTGCCCGGAAATCAGGATCTATTCAACCAAGGAACAAGCGTTTCTGCCTCAGCTCAGCAGGGCTTTGGAGCGGGGTTCAAAATTGGAGTCTTTCCAGCCGTTCTGAAACGAATCGTGGGCCTCGAGATGGACTCCAACATTCATGACACAGCCCTGTCCTTTCCCAACATTGCGAATGGACGCAAGAATGAAACGGGACGTTCGGACATGCTGATGATCAATACAACGTTCAACCTGATCCTCCGCTATCCGGGAGAACGGCTTCGCCCATACATCGGTGCTGGCATCGGATGGTCTCACGGCACGCTCCTTAATCCGAACATCGCAGGACGCGACGATAAGGATTTTGACTCAGCCCGTGCCTTCACGCATCAGTTTCTCGGTGGAGCACAAGTCGTGCTGAAACCACAACTCACCCTGTTCAATAAGCAGCGAGATATGGCGTTCTTTTTATTCGGTGAGTACCGGTATCTGTCGTCAAACTATCACTGGGAAGGACTGGCTGCCGATTTTCGCACTCACTATGGACTACTTGGGGTTGGCCTACGCTTTTAA
- a CDS encoding TRL-like family protein: MKRTSLLLTLAVLIGLSTSGCMIVASPMLGTIYTEAKYGDTATDASGASKEGKACGQSILGWVATGDASVSAAKAAGGITTVAVVDHSAKNILGIIGEWCTIVRGN, from the coding sequence ATGAAGCGGACGAGCCTTCTACTTACTCTTGCAGTCCTCATCGGACTCAGCACGTCGGGTTGTATGATTGTTGCGTCTCCGATGTTAGGCACGATTTACACCGAAGCGAAGTACGGCGATACAGCCACCGACGCATCAGGAGCCTCCAAAGAGGGTAAGGCCTGCGGCCAGTCGATCCTGGGTTGGGTTGCTACCGGTGATGCAAGCGTCTCAGCAGCAAAAGCGGCTGGTGGTATCACCACCGTTGCGGTTGTCGACCACTCAGCCAAGAACATTCTTGGCATTATCGGTGAGTGGTGCACGATCGTTCGCGGTAACTAG
- a CDS encoding PEGA domain-containing protein encodes MSEKTKVRVSMLLQIGFIQKCSRILAILVCAAYLSGCSFFGGSSQNFAVSSDPMGATVRINGQQVGVTPLQYQVSRRGDLLIEVEKTGYRSQFRQTSRKLSSLGIADVIGGAFLLLPLIGLVAPGAWEQDPAAMGFSLEPAAASSTSTPAP; translated from the coding sequence ATGAGTGAGAAAACGAAAGTGAGGGTGTCGATGCTATTACAAATCGGTTTTATTCAGAAGTGTTCTCGGATACTCGCGATCCTTGTCTGTGCGGCCTATCTGTCAGGATGTTCTTTTTTCGGCGGGTCATCGCAGAACTTCGCGGTCAGTTCAGATCCGATGGGTGCTACGGTGCGGATCAATGGTCAACAGGTTGGTGTCACGCCGCTCCAATATCAGGTTTCTCGAAGAGGGGATCTGTTGATTGAAGTAGAAAAAACAGGTTACAGGAGCCAATTTCGACAAACCTCGAGAAAGCTGAGTTCTTTAGGAATTGCAGATGTCATAGGCGGAGCCTTTCTTTTGCTTCCGCTTATTGGTCTTGTCGCGCCAGGGGCATGGGAGCAGGACCCTGCTGCGATGGGGTTCTCTCTCGAACCTGCCGCAGCATCGTCGACTTCCACGCCCGCTCCCTGA
- a CDS encoding DUF3015 domain-containing protein: MSKKVLLLAVAILFGSQAGLAMAANPDTGPGCGLGKLAWSDYKGQKEIAPQVMMATTNGTFGSQTFGISTGTSGCTNDGKILGEHKTTMFASLNFDALTAEMAQGQGEHLASLATLMGVPAERHAEFFAMTQERYTSLVQAGEASPVALVKSLNDAIAGHPVLAQASLR; the protein is encoded by the coding sequence ATGTCGAAGAAAGTACTCTTATTGGCTGTTGCGATCCTGTTTGGTAGCCAGGCGGGGTTGGCAATGGCAGCAAATCCAGACACTGGTCCGGGCTGTGGGTTGGGGAAATTGGCTTGGAGTGATTACAAGGGCCAGAAGGAGATTGCGCCACAGGTGATGATGGCTACCACGAACGGAACATTCGGCAGTCAGACATTCGGTATCAGCACCGGCACTTCCGGGTGTACAAACGATGGCAAGATCTTGGGTGAGCACAAGACAACGATGTTTGCATCGTTGAATTTCGATGCCCTCACGGCTGAAATGGCTCAAGGACAGGGAGAACACCTGGCCTCGCTGGCAACGCTGATGGGTGTGCCGGCAGAGCGTCATGCAGAGTTCTTTGCCATGACCCAGGAACGGTATACGTCTCTCGTTCAGGCTGGCGAAGCGTCTCCAGTCGCGCTCGTGAAGTCCCTCAACGATGCAATCGCGGGCCATCCGGTCCTCGCACAGGCATCGCTACGTTAA